One genomic window of Evansella cellulosilytica DSM 2522 includes the following:
- a CDS encoding nitrite reductase (NAD(P)H) small subunit, with translation MNAIQEKVKVLELAQLPQLIGKEVEIKGESIAIFHLSNGDVRAVASRCPHTNGPLAEGIVAGEFVYCPLQDWKVSLVTGEVQKPDDGKVVTYETEVIDGYVYVVV, from the coding sequence ATGAATGCTATACAAGAAAAAGTAAAAGTATTAGAGTTAGCGCAATTACCTCAGTTAATCGGTAAGGAAGTAGAAATAAAAGGCGAGTCGATCGCGATTTTTCACTTAAGTAATGGTGATGTACGCGCAGTAGCAAGCCGCTGTCCTCACACAAATGGTCCACTAGCAGAAGGGATCGTAGCAGGAGAATTTGTTTATTGCCCACTTCAAGATTGGAAAGTCTCTTTAGTGACTGGGGAAGTACAAAAGCCAGACGATGGTAAAGTGGTAACGTATGAGACGGAGGTCATTGATGGCTATGTATACGTTGTGGTGTAA
- the cobA gene encoding uroporphyrinogen-III C-methyltransferase, producing the protein MTNQTGFVSFVGAGPGDSGLITNKGLKSIKKADVILYDRLVNPRLLREAKKTCDFIYCGKLPNRHIMRQEKINETLIEQAKLGQYVVRLKGGDPSVFGRVGEEAEALVNEGIEYEIIPGVTSSIAAAAYAGIPVTHRDYSNSFTLRTGHASVTKETVDNTYNGQYLGETIAYYMGVKSLKTNCHTLIEQGKTPQTKVAVIEWATLGKQRVVEGTLETISDIVETENIKNPAMTIIGDVVSLRQKIKWFDKKKFIGKRVLVAKSSGTSFDLEDYFTGHGAEAYSFPTVKMEEAAFTNGELTKALQSDRIIFTAPESVDTFLSSMLNHSFDIRDLPRDIQFLSEKTRKKLMEKGIIATKAEFSEKTTAVISPSGKKIDQSLFVDSHVFRSHAWERDHRFDELNERILTEDNWQTVIFPNKASIDSFIAEIERLRIELKALSFAYIGESVKKYAIQCGFTHVDQEVQNDLENNKWKR; encoded by the coding sequence ATGACTAATCAGACAGGTTTTGTCTCCTTTGTAGGGGCTGGTCCTGGGGACAGTGGCTTAATTACAAATAAAGGCTTGAAATCGATAAAAAAAGCAGATGTCATCTTATATGATCGATTAGTAAATCCGAGGTTGCTCCGAGAAGCGAAAAAAACGTGTGATTTTATATACTGTGGTAAATTACCGAATCGTCACATTATGCGCCAAGAAAAAATTAATGAAACGCTCATTGAACAAGCGAAGTTAGGTCAATATGTCGTGCGACTAAAAGGCGGTGATCCTTCTGTATTTGGTAGGGTTGGTGAAGAAGCAGAAGCTCTTGTTAATGAAGGTATTGAGTATGAAATAATTCCTGGTGTAACGTCGAGCATTGCTGCTGCAGCGTATGCCGGAATCCCAGTGACTCATCGTGATTATAGCAATAGCTTCACACTTCGTACGGGTCATGCAAGTGTTACTAAAGAAACGGTTGATAATACGTACAATGGTCAGTACTTAGGAGAAACAATTGCCTATTATATGGGTGTAAAGAGTTTAAAAACAAACTGTCATACGCTGATAGAGCAAGGGAAAACTCCACAAACAAAAGTTGCTGTCATCGAATGGGCAACATTAGGGAAGCAGCGTGTTGTTGAAGGGACTTTAGAAACGATAAGCGATATCGTGGAAACAGAAAACATTAAAAACCCTGCGATGACAATTATAGGAGACGTTGTTTCATTAAGACAAAAAATCAAATGGTTTGATAAAAAGAAATTTATTGGGAAAAGAGTATTAGTAGCTAAATCGTCAGGAACGTCCTTCGATTTAGAGGATTATTTTACAGGACACGGTGCAGAAGCCTACTCTTTTCCTACTGTAAAAATGGAGGAAGCCGCCTTTACTAATGGAGAATTGACGAAGGCATTACAAAGTGACCGCATCATTTTTACAGCTCCTGAAAGTGTAGATACTTTTTTATCGAGTATGCTTAATCATAGCTTTGATATTCGTGATTTACCAAGGGACATACAGTTCCTTTCAGAAAAAACGAGAAAAAAACTAATGGAAAAAGGAATTATTGCAACGAAAGCGGAATTCAGTGAAAAAACAACTGCGGTTATTAGTCCAAGTGGGAAAAAAATCGATCAAAGTCTATTTGTAGATAGTCATGTATTTCGCTCTCATGCTTGGGAAAGGGATCATAGATTTGATGAATTAAATGAACGCATACTGACGGAAGACAATTGGCAAACAGTCATTTTTCCAAATAAGGCCTCTATTGATTCTTTTATTGCTGAAATAGAAAGGTTACGTATTGAACTTAAGGCGCTGTCATTTGCTTATATTGGTGAGTCGGTGAAGAAATACGCCATTCAGTGTGGGTTTACACATGTCGATCAAGAAGTCCAGAATGATCTAGAAAATAATAAATGGAAAAGATAA
- a CDS encoding response regulator transcription factor yields MRLLIGLDHELLRNGLVHLLKDVRQVEYMVLATSTEMFIESVQKYEFDLIVVDADLRGAGGLRSLISILEILPHTTKKVFMYNSLHPELEELLMNKDIQGLFYEQSPLGDLMSFFEKVLNGEQAFLNNGSPRNYREIDEEFHELSKREEEVFYMKLRGYTVKDTAQILNISPKTVENHRRNIRKKLNIHKGSEWYDWGKKLGVI; encoded by the coding sequence ATGAGACTGTTAATAGGGTTAGACCATGAGCTATTAAGAAATGGTTTAGTACACCTTTTAAAAGATGTTCGACAAGTTGAATATATGGTGTTAGCAACTTCAACAGAAATGTTTATCGAGTCAGTCCAAAAGTATGAATTTGATTTAATCGTTGTCGACGCTGACCTTCGAGGAGCAGGCGGATTACGAAGCCTCATCTCCATCCTTGAAATTTTACCTCACACAACGAAAAAGGTGTTCATGTATAATAGTTTACACCCAGAATTAGAAGAATTGTTAATGAATAAAGATATTCAAGGCCTTTTTTACGAGCAATCTCCTTTAGGAGACTTAATGAGTTTTTTCGAAAAGGTTTTGAATGGTGAGCAAGCGTTCTTAAATAATGGTAGTCCTAGAAACTACAGAGAAATAGACGAGGAGTTTCACGAGCTTTCAAAGCGTGAAGAAGAAGTATTTTATATGAAGCTTCGTGGCTACACTGTTAAAGATACAGCACAAATATTAAACATTTCTCCAAAGACTGTGGAGAACCATCGGCGAAATATTAGAAAGAAGTTGAACATACATAAAGGCAGTGAATGGTATGATTGGGGAAAAAAATTAGGTGTCATTTAA
- the cydD gene encoding thiol reductant ABC exporter subunit CydD has translation MKQLKEIARSQKKEMYVLLCLSILIGLVIVGQAYFIVEIVDRVFLQGETFQAVLPFLGGLVLVLIARAIFSYANGRTGISMAAKVKKDYRRALLKKYSTNPIQASLKGQSGQKVSVLLDSVDEIDSYFSKYYPQMIQTSIVPLIILIAIFSQNWVSGLIMVVTAPFIPIFMIVIGSATQKKSEQQMDKLAAFSGRFLDILQGLTTLKLFGRAKKQRDVIQQSSLDYREATMTVLKTAFLSSLALEFISMLSIALVALEVGLRLVIYGHLTFFTAFFVLILVPEFFNSLKELGSAFHTGRGSMGAANKIHEELEEKEQPVIWGSKALDKKPVTIELRHASFRYGESGFSLENIDATINPLSEVAIVGRSGSGKTTLLHLLSGIIPTTEGDVFVNGNKLFDYKETDWFDELSYISQNPYLFSGTIAENIAIGGKKDATRQEIIAAAEKAGIAEMIEDLSEGYDTKIGEAGRGLSGGEKQRVALARAFLKKPSIVLFDEPTVGLDLQTERILQRSIKELSETATIITVAHRLHTIKNADQILFLSDGQLLGKGTHEELLASVEEYRHMVAAQQGGNAG, from the coding sequence ATGAAGCAACTAAAGGAAATTGCACGCTCCCAAAAAAAAGAAATGTATGTGCTTTTATGTTTATCGATTTTAATTGGATTGGTCATCGTTGGTCAAGCTTACTTTATTGTTGAAATTGTTGATAGGGTGTTTTTACAAGGAGAAACGTTTCAGGCCGTTTTACCATTTCTAGGCGGTCTTGTTTTAGTGCTGATTGCTAGAGCTATTTTTTCTTATGCTAATGGACGAACAGGCATTAGCATGGCTGCCAAAGTGAAAAAGGATTACAGGCGAGCATTATTAAAAAAGTACTCAACCAATCCTATTCAAGCTTCACTTAAAGGACAATCAGGACAGAAAGTAAGTGTTTTACTTGATTCTGTTGATGAAATTGATAGTTACTTTAGTAAATATTATCCGCAAATGATCCAAACGAGTATTGTCCCACTCATTATATTAATCGCTATCTTTTCTCAAAACTGGGTTTCCGGATTGATTATGGTAGTGACGGCACCATTTATTCCAATTTTTATGATTGTAATAGGGAGTGCCACTCAAAAAAAATCAGAACAGCAAATGGATAAATTAGCTGCATTTTCAGGGAGATTTCTTGATATTCTACAAGGCCTTACGACGCTAAAGCTTTTTGGGCGAGCGAAAAAACAACGTGATGTGATTCAGCAAAGTAGTCTTGATTATAGGGAAGCAACGATGACCGTGTTAAAGACAGCCTTTTTGTCATCTTTAGCACTGGAATTCATTTCGATGCTGAGTATTGCGTTAGTTGCGCTCGAGGTAGGCCTACGGCTTGTCATATATGGGCATCTCACCTTTTTCACAGCGTTTTTCGTGCTCATATTAGTTCCTGAGTTTTTTAATTCGTTAAAGGAATTAGGGAGTGCATTCCACACCGGAAGAGGTAGTATGGGAGCAGCCAATAAAATTCATGAGGAGCTTGAAGAAAAAGAACAGCCTGTTATTTGGGGAAGTAAAGCACTGGATAAAAAACCAGTTACCATTGAATTACGTCATGCTAGCTTTCGCTATGGAGAATCAGGTTTTTCACTTGAAAATATAGATGCGACAATTAATCCGTTAAGCGAAGTAGCAATTGTTGGGCGTAGCGGCTCCGGAAAAACGACGTTACTTCATTTGCTATCAGGGATTATTCCTACTACTGAAGGAGATGTGTTCGTTAATGGAAACAAGCTTTTTGACTATAAGGAAACTGATTGGTTTGATGAGCTAAGTTATATTTCCCAAAACCCTTATCTTTTTTCTGGAACAATTGCAGAAAATATCGCTATTGGTGGGAAGAAAGATGCAACTCGACAAGAGATCATCGCCGCAGCGGAAAAGGCCGGTATAGCCGAAATGATAGAAGACCTTTCCGAAGGCTATGACACAAAAATTGGAGAAGCGGGACGAGGACTTTCTGGTGGAGAAAAGCAACGTGTTGCTCTTGCACGAGCATTTTTAAAGAAACCATCTATCGTTTTATTTGATGAACCGACAGTAGGACTAGATTTACAGACGGAAAGAATACTACAGCGCTCAATAAAGGAACTGTCAGAAACAGCAACGATCATCACTGTCGCGCACCGTCTTCATACGATAAAAAATGCAGATCAAATTCTATTCTTATCTGATGGGCAATTGCTAGGAAAAGGGACGCATGAAGAGCTACTTGCGTCGGTGGAGGAATATCGTCATATGGTTGCTGCTCAGCAAGGGGGGAATGCAGGATGA
- the nirB gene encoding nitrite reductase large subunit NirB, with the protein MKKKLVMIGNGMAGVRCIEEILKRESSMFDITIFGDEPYPNYNRIMLSNVLQGKTTIEDININDWNWYKENGVTLFTGEKVTHINRLNKQVVTDKGNTVAYDELIIATGSSAFILPVPGSDLEGVVGFRTIDDTNYMLNTAKRYKKAVVIGGGLLGLEAARGLMDQGMDVHVVHIMPYLMEQQLDEAAARLLKKDLEAQGMKFLMEKQTKEIYGDGRVQGISFADGSSVACDLVVMAVGIRPNIALAKEAGIDVNRGIIVNNHLQTSQSSIYAVGECAEHNGIAYGLVAPLYEQGVALAEHITGLASTGYEGSLLSTQLKVAGCDLFSAGKIKEDDETQAIIVQDQFAGVYKKVLITNNKIVGVVLYGDASDGTRLFSMMKKETDISEFTSASILQKAGEDSEAAMIAEMSAEDTVCGCNGVKKGTIVQSILEQDLKTFDEVKTCTKAGASCGKCKNVVEGILALTLGDSFDASAKSNGMCGCTPLSRDEVVAEMKEKGLQSPKEVRLVLGFEQEEGCSKCRPALNYYMRMLRPEEYEDDKASRFVNERMEGNIQNDGTFSVIPRMYGGTTTADDLIKLGEVAKKYDVPLVKVTGASRIGLYGVKKTDMPHIWEELGMRSGYAYSKSLRNVKSCVGSQFCRFGTQDSLGLGIQLEKALEMVDTPHKMKMGVTGCPRNCAEVLTKDFGVVCVENGYQLYFGGNGGTEVRECDSLTTVATEEEVLEMAKAYVQYYRETGIYGERTSNWVERIGVEPIKEVLLNEATKQELAIHFDHAKTTYDEAWGNMINNAKQKDMYDVVKI; encoded by the coding sequence GTGAAAAAGAAATTAGTGATGATAGGAAATGGGATGGCGGGTGTTAGGTGTATTGAAGAAATTTTAAAAAGAGAGTCAAGTATGTTTGATATCACTATATTTGGTGATGAGCCATACCCGAATTATAATCGCATTATGCTTTCTAATGTTCTACAAGGCAAAACAACGATAGAGGATATTAATATTAACGATTGGAATTGGTACAAAGAAAATGGTGTCACACTTTTTACTGGTGAAAAGGTGACGCATATCAATCGCCTCAACAAGCAAGTTGTAACAGATAAAGGGAATACAGTGGCATATGATGAGCTAATTATTGCGACAGGTTCAAGTGCTTTTATATTACCTGTTCCAGGAAGTGATCTTGAAGGAGTAGTTGGCTTCCGAACGATTGATGATACAAACTATATGTTAAATACTGCGAAACGATATAAAAAAGCGGTCGTAATTGGTGGAGGATTGTTAGGGCTTGAAGCAGCAAGAGGATTAATGGATCAAGGAATGGACGTTCATGTCGTTCATATTATGCCGTATTTAATGGAGCAACAGCTAGATGAAGCTGCAGCAAGATTATTAAAGAAGGATTTAGAAGCACAAGGCATGAAGTTTTTAATGGAAAAACAAACGAAAGAAATTTACGGAGACGGCCGTGTACAAGGCATCTCATTTGCAGACGGTTCATCTGTTGCGTGTGATTTAGTCGTGATGGCTGTTGGGATTCGCCCAAATATTGCATTAGCAAAAGAAGCAGGTATAGACGTAAACCGAGGGATTATTGTAAATAACCACTTACAAACATCTCAATCATCTATTTATGCTGTAGGAGAATGCGCAGAGCATAATGGCATTGCTTATGGGCTAGTGGCACCATTATATGAGCAAGGCGTTGCTCTAGCTGAACATATTACTGGATTAGCTTCCACAGGGTATGAAGGAAGCTTATTATCAACACAATTAAAGGTTGCAGGCTGTGATTTGTTTTCTGCAGGGAAAATTAAAGAGGATGATGAAACACAAGCGATTATTGTGCAAGATCAGTTTGCAGGCGTTTATAAAAAAGTACTCATCACAAATAATAAGATTGTTGGTGTTGTTTTATACGGGGATGCATCTGACGGAACGCGATTATTCAGCATGATGAAAAAGGAAACGGATATAAGCGAATTTACGAGTGCATCTATTTTACAAAAAGCTGGTGAAGATTCAGAAGCAGCGATGATTGCAGAAATGAGTGCAGAGGATACGGTTTGTGGCTGTAATGGCGTGAAAAAAGGTACAATCGTGCAATCCATCCTAGAACAGGACTTAAAAACGTTCGATGAAGTGAAAACATGTACGAAGGCTGGAGCTTCATGTGGTAAATGTAAAAATGTCGTAGAGGGCATTTTAGCGCTAACTTTAGGAGATAGCTTTGATGCATCGGCAAAAAGTAATGGCATGTGTGGATGTACACCTTTATCTCGTGATGAAGTCGTTGCTGAAATGAAAGAAAAAGGGTTACAATCTCCAAAAGAGGTTCGTCTTGTGCTAGGATTTGAGCAGGAGGAAGGATGTTCTAAATGTAGACCAGCATTAAACTACTATATGCGTATGCTTCGTCCAGAAGAGTATGAAGATGACAAAGCTTCTCGATTTGTTAATGAAAGAATGGAAGGAAATATCCAAAATGATGGTACGTTCTCCGTCATACCGAGAATGTATGGTGGAACGACAACTGCTGATGACCTTATAAAACTAGGTGAGGTTGCAAAGAAATATGATGTTCCATTAGTAAAGGTAACAGGAGCAAGTCGAATTGGTCTTTACGGAGTAAAAAAGACAGATATGCCACATATATGGGAAGAGCTAGGGATGCGTTCGGGCTATGCTTATTCTAAATCGCTTCGCAACGTGAAATCATGTGTCGGCTCTCAATTCTGCCGTTTTGGCACGCAGGATTCACTAGGACTAGGTATACAACTTGAAAAAGCATTGGAAATGGTCGATACGCCTCATAAAATGAAAATGGGTGTAACAGGGTGCCCAAGAAACTGTGCAGAGGTTTTAACGAAGGATTTTGGTGTTGTCTGCGTAGAAAATGGCTATCAGCTTTATTTCGGTGGAAACGGAGGTACGGAGGTTCGCGAATGTGATTCATTAACAACTGTTGCAACTGAAGAAGAAGTTCTTGAAATGGCTAAGGCGTACGTACAATACTACCGAGAAACAGGAATATATGGTGAGCGTACATCTAACTGGGTTGAAAGGATCGGTGTAGAACCGATTAAAGAAGTACTATTAAATGAAGCAACAAAGCAGGAGCTTGCAATACACTTTGACCATGCGAAAACAACGTACGATGAGGCATGGGGGAACATGATCAACAATGCAAAGCAAAAAGACATGTATGATGTGGTGAAAATATAA